From Verrucomicrobiia bacterium, the proteins below share one genomic window:
- a CDS encoding VOC family protein yields MLKDSHAFSGFSVNDQKAAKDFYSNVLGVDAVEDDMGLTLKLAGGTKIFVYPKENHTPASFTILNFPVDNIDKAVEELKAKGVTFERYDDFPFEQDEKDIARGLAANQGPDIAWFKDPAGNILSVLQEK; encoded by the coding sequence ATGTTAAAAGATTCACACGCATTTAGTGGCTTTTCGGTCAACGACCAGAAGGCTGCCAAAGATTTTTATAGCAACGTACTAGGTGTAGATGCCGTAGAGGACGACATGGGCTTGACCCTAAAGTTAGCCGGTGGCACCAAGATTTTTGTATATCCTAAAGAAAACCACACGCCCGCCAGTTTCACCATCCTGAACTTTCCAGTGGATAACATCGACAAAGCCGTAGAAGAGCTAAAAGCCAAAGGTGTGACCTTTGAGCGATACGACGATTTTCCCTTCGAGCAAGACGAAAAAGACATCGCGCGCGGCCTAGCTGCCAATCAAGGGCCAGACATTGCCTGGTTCAAGGACCCTGCCGGGAACATCCTCAGCGTATTGCAAGAAAAATAG
- a CDS encoding aminoglycoside phosphotransferase family protein: MTKQSQKMPPKVARLFAMLTAAYPGLTWQSYRYIDEGWDHEVLILDEQLVFRFPDDEEYTNKLKSEISILGYLKDRVPVRVPDYTYVPVNKNFAGYALVPGEQLLAPYLQTLPRGDYKEIVKQLAGFLSAIHTQDLAQSIFREVSSSYLEEDQKALKQQAATNLKQALSAKDFALVEEIIVEVDELVVQKLPQVFIHNDVYSRHLLWDAKNRKLGVIGFNDMCIGDPAVDFAELYEYGAAFVKAVFDQYTGPQDDTFLERAWIYQKWVGVYMMADHFETPKITFEEARETFDRIKITPR; the protein is encoded by the coding sequence ATGACCAAGCAGTCGCAGAAGATGCCGCCCAAAGTAGCCCGTTTGTTCGCTATGCTTACGGCTGCGTATCCGGGGCTTACGTGGCAATCGTATCGGTATATTGACGAAGGGTGGGATCATGAGGTTTTGATCTTGGACGAACAGCTGGTATTTCGATTTCCAGACGACGAGGAATACACCAATAAGCTCAAGTCTGAGATTAGCATTCTTGGGTATCTGAAAGACCGGGTGCCCGTCAGGGTGCCTGACTATACTTATGTGCCGGTCAATAAAAATTTTGCAGGCTACGCACTGGTGCCCGGAGAGCAGTTGCTGGCACCCTACTTACAAACACTGCCCCGGGGGGATTACAAGGAAATTGTAAAACAACTGGCCGGCTTTTTGTCGGCTATCCATACTCAGGACCTGGCTCAGTCTATTTTTAGGGAAGTGAGTAGTTCGTACCTAGAAGAAGACCAAAAAGCCCTGAAGCAACAGGCAGCTACCAATCTAAAACAAGCACTGTCGGCCAAAGACTTTGCGTTGGTAGAAGAAATCATTGTCGAAGTTGACGAATTGGTTGTCCAAAAATTGCCGCAGGTGTTTATACACAACGATGTATATAGTCGCCATTTGCTGTGGGACGCCAAGAACCGCAAGCTGGGTGTTATTGGCTTTAACGACATGTGTATCGGCGACCCGGCGGTAGATTTTGCCGAACTCTACGAATATGGCGCAGCGTTTGTTAAAGCTGTGTTTGATCAATATACTGGCCCCCAGGACGACACCTTCTTAGAGCGTGCCTGGATCTACCAGAAGTGGGTTGGTGTGTACATGATGGCTGACCACTTCGAGACACCCAAAATAACCTTCGAAGAAGCTCGAGAGACCTTTGATAGGATTAAGATTACTCCTCGTTAG
- a CDS encoding EamA family transporter — protein sequence MSDVAILAILCGFAAAVAWGICDFWAAKATRAVGPATSVIVVNGIGLLAFALFYFLSGHNQNLMRSDMWYAVGGGIAQGIGLISFFQALKVGPVSLVSPLSSAYPLITTILLLMFFHGSLSPRQIIGVAVVTLGVLAASELFNIKNSDRRLGRGPALALLTASAWGLAYVLMSQALHDISWQTASLVQISCIFVTCAVLAPIVKGSEKILTRASLHSLKNPYIIGAGVLQMFGMVIINVGIEQDANLAPVVAAVSACYPVLTILLALKHLKEDFKLVPICGAIVTIAGVIILSLG from the coding sequence ATGTCTGATGTCGCTATTCTAGCTATTTTGTGTGGTTTTGCGGCAGCAGTGGCGTGGGGCATTTGTGATTTCTGGGCTGCCAAAGCTACACGAGCCGTTGGGCCCGCCACGTCCGTTATCGTCGTCAATGGCATTGGTCTTTTGGCCTTTGCCCTCTTTTATTTCTTGTCCGGGCACAACCAAAATCTCATGCGCTCAGACATGTGGTACGCCGTAGGTGGTGGTATCGCTCAGGGCATAGGCCTCATCAGCTTTTTCCAGGCACTCAAGGTTGGGCCTGTCAGCCTGGTCAGTCCGCTCAGTAGCGCCTATCCTCTCATTACAACCATATTGCTGCTGATGTTTTTCCATGGCAGTCTTTCGCCGCGACAAATCATTGGCGTAGCGGTTGTAACACTAGGCGTATTGGCAGCAAGTGAACTGTTCAACATAAAGAATAGCGACAGGCGCCTGGGCCGCGGACCCGCCCTAGCCCTGCTGACTGCCAGCGCCTGGGGACTGGCCTATGTGCTTATGTCGCAAGCCCTGCATGACATAAGCTGGCAGACCGCTTCGCTGGTACAGATTAGCTGTATCTTTGTCACCTGCGCGGTGCTTGCACCAATTGTAAAAGGCAGCGAGAAAATACTTACCCGCGCCAGCCTGCACAGCCTGAAAAACCCATACATTATTGGCGCTGGGGTTTTGCAGATGTTTGGTATGGTCATCATAAACGTTGGTATCGAACAAGATGCTAACCTGGCGCCCGTGGTTGCCGCAGTGTCAGCCTGCTATCCCGTACTGACCATTCTGTTAGCTCTCAAACATCTCAAAGAGGACTTCAAGCTGGTTCCCATCTGTGGTGCAATTGTCACTATCGCCGGCGTCATTATCTTGTCGCTTGGCTAA